The nucleotide window TATTAAACAAAGTAGAATTCTTGAAAAATTACACCAAATAAAATCTTGATACAATAAATCAAATTGATGGAGATCTCAAGGATCTTACTTAAATCTCCAAAGATAAATATTAggaattattaataaaaaaaaaagaacacacAACAAACAAAGCTGGCCATTTGGGAAGCATAAAAGGAAATGGAAACCCCCAAAACTGGGAAATGATTGAAAAGAATGGATTTGACTACTAGTAGTAGGTTGGTGGTGGGGGAGATGGTGATGGGGGTGGAGGTGAAGCATAGGTGACAGGTTCCTCGTACTTCTCAGGTGGTGGCGGTGAAGCATAGGTGACAGGTTCCTCGTACTTCTCAGGTGGTGGCGGTGAGGCATAGGTTGGTGTTTCTTTGTAGTACAGTGGTGGTGGAGGTGAGTAGTATGTAGGTGATTGTTCATAGGTCTTTGGAGGAGGTGGAGAATTGTAATAAGTTGGTGGTTGCTCGTAGTATtttggtggaggtggaggtgacTTGTAGTAAACTGGTGACTTGTAGTATTTTGTTGGTGAAGGTGACTTGTAGTATTTAGATGGAGTGGGtgatttgtaatattttgttgGGGATGGTGATTTGTAGTAATAGTGTGTTGATGGAGTAGGTGACTTGTAGTACTTTGCTGGAGATGGGGACTTGTAGTACTTTGTTGGAGATGGGGACTTGTAGTAATACTTAGAAGGAGCGGGTGATTTGTAATAATGCTTTGAAGGAGTTGGGGACTTGTAGTAATACTTTGTTGCAACTGGTGACTTGTAGTAGTGCTTTGAAGGAACATGTGACTTGTAATACTTGGTTACAATGGGTGACTTGTAGTAGTAATGCTTTGAAGGAACATGTGACTGGTAATATTTTGCTGGTGATGGTGATTTGTAATAAGCGTGCTTTGAGGGTGCTGGTGACTTGTAGTAATAATGTGATGGATAAGGTTTCTTGTAATAAGGAGTGGGCACATGATAGTTGGATGGAGATGGTGACTTGTAGTACTTGTTAGAGTTGTGAGAAGGTGAGGGTGAAGTATACTCATAAGAGTAATCAGCAACAACAGTGCTGGCTACTAAGCAAATTGCCAAAGCAACTGTTAGAAAAGACCATTTCCCCAACTTCCCTAAGCTTTCCATTTTGAATTGTAACAAATTATACTTGGAGAAGTGAAGGATAGAACTAAAGACTTGTGTTGCATAGATGAATAGGGAGTTCTGGCTTTTATAGAGCAAAATGACACTATTTTCAACATTAATGTAATAGCTTTAGTTGCCCACTTGCCCACTAATCTGAGAGCAAGGTCCAAATAAAAACTTTAATCAGTACTAAGTGGTAGCCATTATCTGCTGACAAatgataattcaaataaaatatttaaaaaataaaaacaaagaggATATATGCACAAGAAAGTAGTTAAAGATAGACTATTTCTTAACAATAAACAGAACAAAGAAATGGGGgcattttctttgttgttttctcAATGCCAGAATCTGTAAGTTGACTTATAATCTAGAGTTTGGCATTGTCCATATCTCAAAATAAAAGCAGAAGAAGGACAATAATGTAATGACCATCAGCAATGGGCTCCTTACCAACAAAGTCTATACGAGATCACATCAAAGCTACCAGAAAAAACAGAAATTTCGAAAATTGTTACAAAATGTTTCTGTTATAAATTCCAATGtgttaaaaattaagaaatgcTATACATATTGGCACTCTGGTTCGGTTTCAGATCAACTCTTTTCAGTTTAATACCACAAGAAACCTAGTTGGATAATATTTCACCTTGAATACAAGTGATCTCAAGAGATTAAACAAAAGAAGGAACAAAACATCCAACCAAAATAGATAGACTTATTTAACTATTATCTGCTGATAGGTTTGAGTGACTTTGAATGCATCACTCTTGCTCAGATGTGTTTAAAATTAACGACTGAGGCAGTAACTCCTCTCTCGACCAGACAAGAGAAGTAGAGCATAGTGCCATGCCAAACATCTTGCTGTAAAATCACATTCATCAGACGACTTGTGATACATTAAACAGACGATGTTCTTTTCAAGATTTCTTCATGGTGCTCATCCACCAGTTCCCTAGTTGTTAAAAATTCCAAAAAGAAAATTGGTTTTACTAATTACACGATACTAGCTGGGTATACATAATTATGCAGAAAAATGGATGTGCACATCATATGGTTTCATTCTGTAAATATGATTTCCGAACGATTAGATGCTTGTGAATAATGGGATTGAGTACTAAATGAACACTAATGAGCTGGTTGTGTAGGCTTACTATGAGTTTGGTAAACACCAAAGTACTTATAAGTCAAGTGTTTGTAAGTTAAATCAGTCAAAGCCATAGTTGGCCATCACCAACTCATGATTTTGCACCTTACACTTTTGGTTCgataaaatattttactattttatccttaatattttttttctaattttcaatGTATCTTTCCCAAAACAAAACTGCTAACTTTCTCTTCATTTTGTATCCCAttgttcttcctcttctttacAAGAAACTCCtaaattataacattttataaactttttaaGGATATTCTCATTCTAACAAAGAACATTTTTATTCCAACAATTCTATCCAAACACgtaattattcaattataaaaTCAGTTCCAGcacttaaaatttattagttatttACAATCAACTAATCCAAACGGGCCCTTACATAGGGCTAATTCATGgagtctttatttattttgtaattcaACCTTTAAAGATCACATTATATCATTTGATTTATTTCCTACTGATAATTCTCTAAGAAAAATAATGGGAAAAAAAGATGCATACccctaaattaaaattatccTAATTcctttaggggtcgtttggtgtaaGGGATAGTACCAGATAgtcccgggattaaattatagtaccgcttattttgttgtttggttggcaagttcgggataacttatcccgggattaataattagtaccgggataagttatccctctccttgggtggtatagtaatcccgggataacttatcccgggataaagtaggtaaatgacaaaaatgtctctttcaacctttttgttatatcactttttaccttaatgaagggcatttttgtaaataaataaattgttcttaaaatttattattttgaatacaacaaaccaaacactcaatataaaataatcccaacacaacttattccatcataactaatcccaacataacttatcccaacataacttatcccatcataactcattttcaaaccaaacgaccccttattgttatgtttattttatatgatttatttctcaaaagctGATAAGTACAATAACAATCCAAAATACAGTAATAGACACTAAGTCAAACAAGAAAATTTGTTGTGCACGGACATATCTTGCACCTTTCctcattcttttttcttttgtcttgtTTACCTTTTGTAATAAATAAGTTATAAACCATAATTGAGAAGAAAATCATCTAGAGACAATAAACTGAGATGCCCCTCAGATATATTAGACAAAGAGAAGATTGTATTGAGCAAAGTATAATTCTTGAtgaaatacacaaaaaaaataaaaaatcttgatACACTAAGCCAAACTGATGGAGATCTCAATGATCTTACTTAAATCTCCAAGAATAAATATTacatattattaaaacaaaagaaCATACAACAAGCAAAGCTGGTCATATTTGGAAACACAATTTGTTTAGCAAAGGAAGTGAAAATCTTCCGATGAAGGATGAAAGAGAGTTAATAGGTCATGGAGATGATGGGAAATGATTGATGATAATGATTTGAATGTTAGTAGGTTGGTGACGGGGGTGGAGGTGAAGCATAGGTGACAGATTGCTCGTATTTCTCAGGTGGTGGTGGTGAGGCATAGGTTGGTGTTTGCTTGTAgtatggtggtggtggtggtgaatAGTATGATGGGGATTGTTCATAGGTCTTTGGAGGAGGTGGTGAATTGTAGGTCGAAGGTGATTGTTCGTAGGATTTTGGAGGAGGTGGAGGAGATTTATAGGAAGGTGTAGATTCTGAGTAGTATGGTGGAGGTGGAGACTTGTAATAAGTTGGTGATTGCTCGTAGTATTTTGGTGGAGGTGGTGGAGATTTGTAAGATAATGGCGATTGTTCATAGTATTTTGGTGGGGGAGGAGGTGAGTTGTAGTAAGAAGGTGATTGCTCATAGTATtttggtggaggtggaggtgacTTGTAGTACGAAGGCGATTTCTCGTAATAagttggtggtggtggaggagaCTTGTAGTAAACTGGTGACTTGTAATATTTTGTTGGTGAAGGCGACTTGTAGTAATAATGTGTTGATGGAGTTGGCGACTTGTAATACTTTGCGGGCGATGGAGATTTGTAGTAGCTCTTTGATGGAGTTGGGGACTTGTAGTAATACTTTGAAGGAGAGGGTGACTTGTAATAATGATTTGAAGGAGTAGGAGACTTGTAATACTTTGTTGCAACTGGTGACTTATAGTAGTGCTTTGAAGGAGTTGGGGACTTGTAGTAATACTTTGTTGCAACCGGTGACTTGTAGTAGTGCTTTGAAGGAACATGTGACTTGTAATACTTTGTTACAATGGGTGACTTGTAGTAATGCTTTGAAGGAACATGTGACTTGTAATATTTAGCTGGAGATGGCGATTTGTAATAGGTGTGCTTTGAAGGTGCTGGTGATTTGTAGTAGTAGTGTGATGGATAAGGTTTCTTGTAATAAGGAGTGGGTACATGATAGTTGGATGGAGATGGTGACTTGTAGTACTTGTTAGAGTTGTGAGAAGGTGAGGGTGAAGTATACTCATAAGAGTAATCAGCAACAACAGTGTTGGCTATTAAGCAAATTGCCAAAGCAACTGTTAGAAAAGACCATTGCCCCAACTTCCCTAAGCTTTTCATTTTGAACTGGAACCACTATATACTTAGAGAAGGAAGGGACAGAACTAAGACTTGTGTTGCATAGTTGAGTAGGGAGCTCTGGTTTttatggagaaaaaaataacacCCTTAATGTAATAATAGTTTCTTAATTGCCCACTTGCCCACTAAGCTGAGATCAAGGTCCAAATACAGACTTTTATCAATGCTAAGTGGGAGACATTATCTGctgacaaataaaatatcaaaaataaaaacaaagaggATAGATATATATAACAGAAAGTATTTAAAGATTGACTATTTCTTCACAATACACAGAACAAAGAAATGGAGGCATTTCCTTTGTTGTTTTCTCAATGCCAGAATCTGTAAGTTGACTTATGATCTAGAGTTTGACGTTGCCTCTATctcaaaagaaaagtaaaattttgaacAATAATGCAACGACTATCAGCAATGGGCTCTTATACAAACAAAGTCTATATAACATTACATCAAAGCTACCACAAAACAcagaaattttcaaaattgttaacaaaatgtttatgaaataaatttcctATAATgtacaaaaaattaagaaatgcTATGCATATTGTCAGTTTGGTTCGGTTTCAGATCAACTCTTTTCAGATTAATACCACAAGAAACCTAGTTGGATAATGTCACCTTGAATACAAGAGATCTAAAGAGaattaacaaaagaaagaacaaaacttcCAGCCAAAATAGATACCGACTTATTTAACTGTTATCTGATAGTTTGAGTGACTTTGATTGCAGAACTTATTTGATTAACGAACAAGCTTGGTCTTTTTCACTTCTGACTCTGTataaaaatttcacatttcttACTCAGATGtgtttataattaataaaatgagGCAGTAAATCCTCTCCCTCTCTCGACCAGATAAAGCCCAGACAAAAAGAAGTAGAGCATAGTGCAATCCCAAGCATCTTACTGAAAAATTACATTCATCAGACGACTAATGGTACATGAAGTAGATGGTTACATTATGTACTTCTCTACATGATTAGAGATACATTGCTTAATAGAACTATGCCCATCGCCACATACAACTGAATGCTCATTAGTATTCTAGTCCTGTTTGCTACTTTGGTTTGGGTGTGCCAATAAGACCATAGTTGACAGTGTTAAGACTTTCACCAATAGTCATTGCAGGAGCAGAGCCCATCTCTAATATGGTGAAAATGATTAGAATCTCTAAAGATTATCTCTCTTCTCTCAACTGCTGATTTAAACTTCATTGCATTTATGGCAATCTCCACATACTCTAACATTTGTTTGGATGTGCTAATGGGATGGTTGTGTAGACTTAAGAAGCGCTTCGTAAACACCAAAATACTTATAAGTTTAAATCAGTCAAAAGCCATAAGTTGTCATCCCCATTTGTGATTTTTCACCTTATAAAGACTTTTGGTTTGACCTagtattttacttattttttctaattttcaaaGTATCTTTCCCAAAACAAAATTCCTAACTTCCTCTTCATCTTGTATCTGTCGTTTCTTATAagaatagttttaaattataatatttttaaggaTATTCTAGTCATTGTAACAAAAGAACAACTTAtcaacattttttatttcaacaataatatccaaacacataactatTTATTGATTTCAGCACTTTAAAATGTTTTCGGCACTTAAAACTTATTAGTTATTTACAATCAACTCATCCACATAGTTCTTACATAGGGATAATTCATGGTggagtcttcatttattttgtaattCAACCCTGTTAAGATCAACAACATTATATCAATTGATTTATTTCCACTGATAATtctctttttaagaaaaataatgggaaaaaaatatgcatacgctaaattaaaattttcctaattactttattgttttgtttattggttatttaatataatttatttctcaaaagctGATAAGTACAATTACAATCCAAAATACAGCCATAGCCACTAagtcaaagaagaaaataggcAGTCAATGAACATATTTTCCACCTTtcctcattctttttcttttgtcttgTTAAATTTTTgtagtaaataagtaataaaCCATAATTGAGAAGAAAATCCTCTAGAGACAATGCTCTGAGATGCCCTCTCAGAAATATTAAACAAAGAGAAGATAATACTGAGCAAAGTAGAATTCTTGATGAATTACACAAGAATAGAATCTTGATACAATAAGCCAAACTAATAGAGATCTCAAGGATCTTTCTTAAATCGCAAATGataaatattacaaattactaaaacaaaaaaacatacaaCAAGCGAAGTCAATCTTTTTTGGAAACATAAAATTTCGGCAAAGGAAATGGAAATATTCCAATAGAGGATGAAAGAGAGTTAATAGGTCATAGGGATGGTGGGAAATGATTGAAGAGAATGATTTGAATGTTAGTAGTAGGTTGGCGGTGGGGGAGATGGTGATGGGGGTGGAGGTGAAGCATAGGTGACAGATGGCTCGTATTTCTCAGGTGGGGGTGGTGAGGCATAGGTTGGTGTTTGCTTGTAGTatggtgggggtgggggtgaaTAGTATGATTGTGATTGTTCATAGGTCTTTGGTGGAGGTGGTGATGTGTAGGTTGTAGGTGAATGCTCATAGGATTTTGGAGGAGGTGGAGGAGATTTATAAGAAGGTGTTGATTCTTGGTAGTATGGTGGAGGTGGAGAGCTATAATAAGTTGGTGATTGCTCGTAGTATTTTGGTGGAGGTGGTGGAGATTTGTAAGATGATGGTGATTGTTCATAGTATtttggtgggggtgggggtggaggTGACTTGTAGTACTTAGGGGATTGCTCATAGTATtttggtggaggtggaggtgacTTGTAGTACGAAGGTGATTTCTCGTAAGGTGGTGGGGTAGACTTGTAATAAACTGGTGACCTGTAATATTTTGTTGGTGAAGGAGACTTGTAGTATTTAAATGGAGTGGGtgatttgtaatattttgttgGGGATGGTGACTTGTAGTAATAGTGTGTAGACGGAGTAGGCGACTTGTAGTACTTTGTTGGTGAGGGAGACTTATAATACTTTGTGGGTGATGGGGACTTGTAGTACTTTGCAGGCGCTGGGGATTTGTAGTACTTTACGAGCGATGGGGACTTGTAGTAATGCTCTGAAGGAGTGGGTGACTTGTAAAAATGCTTTGAAGGAGCAGGCGATTTGTAGTAATGCTTTGAAGGAACATGTGACTTGTAATATTTTGTTGGAAAGTGTGATTTGTAATATTTTGCTGGTGATGGTGACTTGTAATAAGTGTACCTTAAAGGTGCTGGTGATTTGTAGTAATAGTGTGATGGATAAGGTTTCTTGTAATAAGGAGTTGGTACATGATACGTGGATGGAGATGATGATTTGTAGTACTTGTTAGAGTTGTGAGAAGGTGAGGGTGAAGTATACTCATAAGAGTAATCAGCAACTACTGTGCTGGCTACTAAGCAAATTGCCAAAGTAACTGTTAGAAAAGACCATTGTCCCAACTTGTCTAAGCTTTTCATTTTGAACTGGAACCACTATATACTTGGAGAAAGAAAGGATAGAACTTAGACTTGTGTTGCATAGTTGAGTAGGGAGCTCTGGTTTTTATAGAGCAAAAAGTGAGACCCTCCTCAACATTAATGAAATAATAGCTTCTTAATTGCCCACTAAGCTGAGATCAAGGTCCAAATAAAGACTTTTATCAGTACTAAGTGGGAGGCATTATTTGatgacaaataataattaaaattaaataccAAGTAGTTAAGGACTGATTATTTCCCAATAATGCACAGAGCAAACAAATGTTCCTTGTTTTCTCAATGCCAAAATATGTAAGTTGTCATATGATCAAGTGTTCGGCATTGCCCCTATTTCaaaagaagaatatatatacaaacaaagCCTATATAAGATTATGAATTGCTTattcggaaaaaaaaaaaaaacattagtaGCCTGTAGTTATACCTTAGGattatagtttttcttttttcatgtttaaagaCAAGATTATAAGAAGTAATCACATCTGGTAGAATTTACACACAGATAGcgggaaataaaaaagaaaagcaaaaatgGCATGGGATAGTAAAAGAAGATGGTTTGATCATGTCCACTTGTACGTGTACACCAAATGCAGGTATACATAACATGAAAACTAAATGTATTAAGGGGAATAAGGTAGTAGTGGATCCAGGAATTTAGTGAAGGATGTGCAAATTTTCTTCTTGGTTGTATTAAAGGTGTGCAAACTTAAATATACACTCATATTAACTAACATTTAACCATTGTACaccatataattattttatggcGAAGGGTGTTCACCAAACCACCCTCACCTAAGGTGGCTCCGCCCTTGATAA belongs to Solanum stenotomum isolate F172 chromosome 1, ASM1918654v1, whole genome shotgun sequence and includes:
- the LOC125868090 gene encoding extensin-3-like, giving the protein MESLGKLGKWSFLTVALAICLVASTVVADYSYEYTSPSPSHNSNKYYKSPSPSNYHVPTPYYKKPYPSHYYYKSPAPSKHAYYKSPSPAKYYQSHVPSKHYYYKSPIVTKYYKSHVPSKHYYKSPVATKYYYKSPTPSKHYYKSPAPSKYYYKSPSPTKYYKSPSPAKYYKSPTPSTHYYYKSPSPTKYYKSPTPSKYYKSPSPTKYYKSPVYYKSPPPPPKYYEQPPTYYNSPPPPKTYEQSPTYYSPPPPLYYKETPTYASPPPPEKYEEPVTYASPPPPEKYEEPVTYASPPPPSPSPPPPTYY
- the LOC125868080 gene encoding extensin-3-like yields the protein MKSLGKLGQWSFLTVALAICLIANTVVADYSYEYTSPSPSHNSNKYYKSPSPSNYHVPTPYYKKPYPSHYYYKSPAPSKHTYYKSPSPAKYYKSHVPSKHYYKSPIVTKYYKSHVPSKHYYKSPVATKYYYKSPTPSKHYYKSPVATKYYKSPTPSNHYYKSPSPSKYYYKSPTPSKSYYKSPSPAKYYKSPTPSTHYYYKSPSPTKYYKSPVYYKSPPPPPTYYEKSPSYYKSPPPPPKYYEQSPSYYNSPPPPPKYYEQSPLSYKSPPPPPKYYEQSPTYYKSPPPPYYSESTPSYKSPPPPPKSYEQSPSTYNSPPPPKTYEQSPSYYSPPPPPYYKQTPTYASPPPPEKYEQSVTYASPPPPSPTY